DNA sequence from the Calditerricola satsumensis genome:
TGGCGCTGGCCGCCATCGGCACCGGCTACCGGGTGATCGTCGTCGTGCCGGAGAAGTTTTCCGTGGAAAAGCAGGAGCTGATGCGCGCCCTCGGGGCCGAGATCGTGCACACGCCCACCGAGCTGGGCATGAAGGGGGCGATCGAGAAGGCCAAGGAGCTGGCGGCGACGATTCCCGGCGCCTATGTGCCGCAGCAGTTTGAAAACCCGGCCAACCCGGAGGCCCATTACCGGACCACCGGCCCGGAGATCTGGGAACAGATGGAGGGTCAGGTGCACATCTTTGTCGCGGGCGCCGGCAGCGGCGGCACGTTCATGGGCTGCGCCCGTTATTTGAAGGAGCAGAACCCGGCCATCAAGACGGTCATCGTCGAACCGGAAGGCTCCATCTTGAACGGAGGCGAGCCGGGGCCGCACAAGACGGAGGGCATTGGCATGGAGTTTCTTCCGCCCTTCGTCGATCCGGCGTATTTTGACGCCATCTACACGGTGGCCGATGAAGACGCGTTCAACATGGTCAAGGAACTGGCGCGGCGGGAAGGCCTGCTGGTGGGCAGCTCGTCCGGCGCGGCCTTCTACGCGGCGCTTCAGGAAGCGCGGAAGGCGCCGCCGGGAACGAACGTCGTCACCATCTTCCCCGACTCCAGCGAGCGCTACCTGAGCAAGAAGATCTACCAGGGGGGAATCTGACGATGCGGATGAAGACGCGGCTCGTTCACGGCGGCATCACCGGCGACCCCCACACCGGCGCCGTCACCGTGCCGGTGTACCTCACCAGCACGTACAAACAGGAAGGGGTCGGGCACCATAAGGGATACGAGTACTCGCGCACCGGCAACCCGACGCGGGCGGCCCTGGAGGCGCTCATCGCCGACCTGGAAGGGGGCGTGCGGGGTTTCGCCTTCGCCTCGGGCATGGCCGCCTTTTCCACGGTGATGATGCTCTTCAACCAGGGCGACCACGTCGTCGTCGGCGACGACGTCTACGGCGGGACCTATCGCGTGCTGACGAAGGTGTTCGCCCGCCTGGGCCTCGACGCCACCTTCGTCGACACGCGCGACCTCGACGCCGTCCGCGCGGCCATCCGCCCCTCGACGAAGGCGGTCGTCATCGAGACGCCGTCCAATCCGCTCCTCAAGGTGACGGACATCGCCGCCGTGGCCCGGCTGTGCCGCGAGCACGGCCTTCTGCTCATCGTGGACAACACCTTCATGACGCCGTATTGGCAAAACCCGCTGGCCCTCGGCGCCGACATCGTCGTGCACAGCGCGACGAAGTACCTCGGCGGCCACAGCGACGTTGTGGCCGGGCTGGTCGTCGTGAAGGATCCCGAGTTGGGGGAGCGCCTGCACTTCCTCCAGAATTCCGTCGGCGGCGTGCTCGGCCCCCACGACGCCTATCTGCTCATCCGCGGCATCCGCACCCTGGGCTTGCGCATGGAGGCCCATGAGGCCAATGCCGCCGCCGTGGCCCGGTTTTTGGCCGAACGCGGCGACATCCGCGCCGTGTACTACCCGGGACTTTCCACGCATCCGGGGCACGACGTGGCCAAGCGGCAGGCCCGCGGCTTTGGCGGCATGATTTCCTTTGACGTGGGCGACGGCGCGCGGGCCGAGCGTGTGGTGCGCCGGGTGCGCCTCTTCACGCTGGCCGAAAGCCTGGGGGCTGTGGAAAGCCTCATCTCCATTCCCGCCCGCATGACCCATGCCTCCATCCCGCCGGAGCGGCGCGCCGAACTGGGCATCACCGACGGCCTGATCCGCATCTCCGTTGGCGTGGAGGATGTGGCCGACCTGATCGAGGACCTGGAACAAGCGCTGGCCGGGGCGTGAACGGAAGGCAGCGGGACGGCACTCGCGCGGGGAGCGGTGTGCCGATGACAGAAAAGGACCGGGGAAACGTGGCCGGTTGTGAAGGGAGGGGAGGGGCGATGCCCGTCGAAGTGACCGTGTATGGCGCCGACGTGCGCTGCCCCAGCTGCGTCAACGCGCCGTCGTCGAAGGAGACGGCGGAGTGGCTGGAGGCGGTGCTGGGGCGGAAATTCGGTCCGGAGCGCGTCACCGTGCGCTACGTGGACATTCACGCGCCCCAAACGCCCGCCGATGCCGAGTGGGCGCGGCGCGTCCTGGACGACGAGTTTTTCTACCCGCTGGTGGTGATCGACGGCGACGCGGTGGCCGAGGGGGTTGTCGAGCTGAAGCCGGTGCTAAAAAAGCTGGCCGCCCTCGGCCTGGCCGAAAGCGGCCCGCCCCGCGGCTAGTGTTGGCGGTCTTCCGGCGACCATGGCGGCGGAAGAGGAGGGATGGACATGGATGTCGTGATTGAGTTTTGCAGCACGAACTTGGCTCACGGATCGCAGAAGGCGCTCGATGCCCTCATGGAGGACCCCGAGCTGGAAGCGGAGATTGTGGAATACGGCTGCCTCGGCAATTGCAGCCTGTGCGCCACGACGCTCTACGCCATGGTCAACGGAGAGATCGTCACCGGGGACAGCCCCGAGGAGTTGGTCGCCAACATCAAGGCCTTTCTGAACAAGGAACGGGAAAAGCGGGCCGAGCTCGACAAGCTGATCGAGCAGCTCGACGACTGAAGGGAACAAAAAACCGTGCCGCCCCAAAGGGCAGGAAACAAGATAAAAATTAACAATAGGAGATAATAAGGGGCAATCTGCCCCTCTTTGCATTAATTTTTGTTAAGGAGTGATCAACGTTGTTAATTGATTTTGATTTGTCAACAGCATTATTAGGAATCATTTTATTGATTTTCATTGTCTTCTATTTAAAAAATAAAAAATATAAAGATTTATTATACCTATTCTTCTTCTGGAATGGCTGAGATCATGCGAAGAAAGTTAAAATTTTCATCGGGTATTAATTTGATTCCTTTCGATATCAATATTGTTAATGAGCAAGTTTTGTATAACATTCTTTTGACCG
Encoded proteins:
- the cysK gene encoding cysteine synthase A, whose translation is MKHVYPNVKALIGNTPIVEITRFDLPEGVRLFAKLEFFNPGGSVKDRLGVALIEDAERRGLLKPGGTIIEPTAGNTGIGLALAAIGTGYRVIVVVPEKFSVEKQELMRALGAEIVHTPTELGMKGAIEKAKELAATIPGAYVPQQFENPANPEAHYRTTGPEIWEQMEGQVHIFVAGAGSGGTFMGCARYLKEQNPAIKTVIVEPEGSILNGGEPGPHKTEGIGMEFLPPFVDPAYFDAIYTVADEDAFNMVKELARREGLLVGSSSGAAFYAALQEARKAPPGTNVVTIFPDSSERYLSKKIYQGGI
- a CDS encoding YuzD family protein; amino-acid sequence: MPVEVTVYGADVRCPSCVNAPSSKETAEWLEAVLGRKFGPERVTVRYVDIHAPQTPADAEWARRVLDDEFFYPLVVIDGDAVAEGVVELKPVLKKLAALGLAESGPPRG
- a CDS encoding DUF1450 domain-containing protein, whose translation is MDVVIEFCSTNLAHGSQKALDALMEDPELEAEIVEYGCLGNCSLCATTLYAMVNGEIVTGDSPEELVANIKAFLNKEREKRAELDKLIEQLDD
- a CDS encoding bifunctional cystathionine gamma-lyase/homocysteine desulfhydrase — protein: MRMKTRLVHGGITGDPHTGAVTVPVYLTSTYKQEGVGHHKGYEYSRTGNPTRAALEALIADLEGGVRGFAFASGMAAFSTVMMLFNQGDHVVVGDDVYGGTYRVLTKVFARLGLDATFVDTRDLDAVRAAIRPSTKAVVIETPSNPLLKVTDIAAVARLCREHGLLLIVDNTFMTPYWQNPLALGADIVVHSATKYLGGHSDVVAGLVVVKDPELGERLHFLQNSVGGVLGPHDAYLLIRGIRTLGLRMEAHEANAAAVARFLAERGDIRAVYYPGLSTHPGHDVAKRQARGFGGMISFDVGDGARAERVVRRVRLFTLAESLGAVESLISIPARMTHASIPPERRAELGITDGLIRISVGVEDVADLIEDLEQALAGA